Within Cucumis melo cultivar AY chromosome 4, USDA_Cmelo_AY_1.0, whole genome shotgun sequence, the genomic segment ttaagatCTGAAATGTTTTAGGTATATTTAGATTTAGAAACTTAggttatttataatttattctCCGTTTActtgtttatatttggttacttAGTGGTTGGTTAAATACATTTTCGAGTGACAAGTTCCTTGAATTGTAATTTTCTTGGTTCTAGAGATTTTTGGTAGTGGGTTCCTACTTCTTACATCCTTATATTTAAACCAGGAAATCGAGAAAAAAGTGGAGAAATGTgtaaaacaaacataaaatttgcTTCTGAAATGGAAAATCTCGTTTGGCAGTCCAAGCCCTTTTAATCGAGTCTGCTatgttttattatttgtttgtgAAAGATCATGTAATATTTGGAAGCAGGCAGTTTACAATTAATCTTTAGATTTAGAGTCATAAAAATATGTTAAAATCACATTTGATCAGCAAATTTCCTGTTATTAATATCCACTCCATCTCTCTTGCCGGCCATATTCACTGGCAAATGGCAGATAGGGAAGCATACAACTTGTACGGATGAGATTACTTCCATCATCAACAACTAAGCCATATCTCTGCGCTTTGTTACAGGTCTGTCTTCTTTAGTCCATTAACTATgttatttaaagaaaagttgaatttatccatttttctttcctttttttttatttgtactttctaaatttttattttaagttgTTTCAACAAAATAACTGGGTATGCTGAAGAAGCAATCGAAGTAATAGTTTAAAGCACATACTTTGTGCTTTGATTGATAATTGGAATAAACCCCGTTCATTGATTGTTCATATGACTTTTGCTTTTGATTTTTAGAACTTATATCTATTGTTTTTCATATTGTTAAAGTATACATTCGTAAATCATATGCTCTCATGCGGAAGGAACAAATATGTATTGCAGGAAGAGATCATGTAGATTACTATTAGAAATAAACAAGGAGAAGTTAGAGCTGGAGCGTGGGTTGAGTTTGGCATAACAAACCTGTAGCTAATAGAAGTTATATAAAAGCCTTCTAAATGGCTAAACCATATACTAATTTTTATCTGTAAACGGCAGACCTCCAGAACCGAAGAACTTCATGGATCCATCTCGTTATGCTTCAATGTGGTCGACAGAATCAGAATGTGTTTGTGGTTGACAAAATCAGAAGGTCTGTGGTTGAGTGCGGAGCTATGTTGTTGTCCTTTTGTCCAAGTTTGAGCAGTCAATCTCGCTACTCACTGCCGTGCCAATGAAGCATGCCATCTAGCATGAGCTTTGCTAATCAGAGTCACTCCTCCCTCtttaaacagtttcatgtttttcAGGTTTTGATTATGGTATGGAAGTTGTTAAGTATGAGTTGGACTGTCTTAGTTTGACCGGCAGTTAGTTTTATTTGTTGATGTGTGAGAGAAACTATGAAAGTACATGGAGCAACGTTAGCGTTAACAAGCTATAGCTTCCATCTCTTGCAAGTTTATATTTTCTATACATCCGAGAAATTTATATAGGGTAGAAATCGCATATTAAGGTGATAATATAATTGAATAAGTACTATGTTAGTTAAATTATGTTCATGTCGGTTATTCTTTGTTAATGTGAAAGATAGACACCTCTGtcgatttttttttgtttgtttcataGGAGGAACAGTTTAAGAACatatttttagttattttaaaataaaaaatgttaacCAAAGTATTTTTATTCTAACTTGTTTTCATTAATTTCTTTGAATATTTGGATGAGAataattttacttaaaaaatttgttataaaaacaataaattaaagaaCAGGCAGATAATTTTTACCATCGAAAACTTGATCCTCGTAGAGAATCCCTTCTTTGATCCCATAAGACTAAAATAAGGTTTTAGTATTTTTAGACATCTATTAAAAGCAAAGTTAAAAGTTCATTTTTGTGttacaattttttcaaaattcattaCATATTAGACACACTagaaaattcaattattttttacaCAGGAACTCCAAAGTTCAAATATGCGACTTATGAAAGAAGTGtcttcaaatatagaaaaaatgaacgaaaatatttataaaagctAAACAATTTTAGTTTATATCAAATTCTTCTTTCAATTTCTACTGGTTGTATTGATAAAAATCGATAGAAGTTAGAATTTTTCTATATCCTATGAAtattttttgcaatttttctatttacaatcatctttttattgttattaaaatactttttttttttttttttgctggaGATTCAAAATCATCCACTTTTAAAATGACAAACCAATTTCTTATTCATTGAACTATATAActatttatcaatttattttttaaataaaaagtttgatGTATCATTAAattgtttattgtttaattaatttatttggaCACAATGAAACaccaaaaagttaaaattttaataatattcttatatatatatattttagaatttaaaaaCCTTGTATTTATTAAAGTAAGAATATAAAGCGATCACAACCCGACCCGACCGGAAAATGCCTTCCCGCTCCTTGAAAACCCCTTACGATTTGAATTTGGATTCTCAACATTCTTCTTTCAGCTCTTCTGAAGCTTTTCTTCTCTCCCCAAATGGCTTCCCTCTTCGTTTTCCCCCAAACCTTTCGATCTCTCGAACAAGACTACGACGACAACCGTCTCTCCGTTCAAAATCCCACTGAAGTCGCCTCTCTTTCTCCATCTCAACTTGAAGAATTCGTCAAAGGTTCGTCCTTTTCCACTCTTTTCACTACTTTCTGTTCTTCCATTTCGGAAcacatatcatatcatatcatttCACCACCCTTAATCTCCCTTCTTCATTCTTCatttcctttaatttctttaggCATTTCATTTGATCTTTCCGATAAGGACCTCTTCTGCGTTGAAGAGCAGGATATTTTCGACCGTGTTTACTCTTTGATTCGAGACTACAAACACCTCTCTCCCTCTTGTAAGTTGAATATTGTTGAGAGTCTTCGCTCCAATTTCAGTGTTCTTCTTCCCAACATCGATTCGCTTGCTCGTGCTTCCCCAAGTAATGATGGCGACGCTCCGGTGCTTGATCAGATTGCGTCCCATCGTAATGCTTTTAAAATCTATACGTTTTTCCTCCTCCATATCGTCAACAGTGAGGAAGCCAGTGCTAGTAGTAGCAACAATTCAAAGGTTTTCTTCTAATTCCTTTTCGCTGGTTATTATATGCGTTCGAAATGGTTTGATAGATTTTGTGGTTATATTAGCTTGATTCGAATTTCATCCTATTTCTCTCAATTTTGAACGTAGGTGACCGCTAGTACTCGGAAGAAAATGCCCAAAAGTTCGTGGAATTGGGAAATGCAGAGGGGCCGTATATTAAACTTGATTGCTAATTCACTGGAGATCAATATCTCGTTGCTCTTTGGTTCATCAGACCCAGATGAGAATTATCTGTCTTTTGTTGCAAAGTACGTTCTATTCCTTACCTTGGTGAAAACATCTCCCCTGTTTATTTACTTGTAATTTGAACATTTTTAACTTGGGTTTTCTATAGAAACGTGTTCTCAGTGTTCGAGAATTCAGTCCTTTTGAAGGACCTTGACACAAAGGATGCTCTGTGTCGTATAATTGGTGCTTGTTCTACAAAATATCACTTCACTACCCAATCATGTGCCTCAATTATGCACCTTATTCATAAGTATGATTACGTTGTGACCCATATGGCTGATGCTGTTGCTGGGGCAGAGAAGAAATATTCCGATGGAATCCTGGCAATCTCTCTTATTAGAGATGTTGGAAGGACTAACCCGAAAGAATATGTTAAAGATACAGCTGGGGCTGAAAACATAGGGCGATTCCTAGTAGAGCTTGCTGAAAGGCTCCCAAAGTTGTTCTCCACCAACGTTGGACTTCTAATTCCACATTTTGGTGGTGAATCCTATAAAATAAGAAATGCTCTGGTGGGGGTTCTTGGTAAGTTAATTGTTAAAGCGTTTTGCGACATTGAAGGTGAACAGAGTTGTAAATCTGTTCGTCTTCGGAGCAAGCAGGCAATGCTAGAAATCTTGCTTGAACGTTGTCGGGATGTTTCAGCTTACACTAGGAGTCGAGTTCTTCAGGTTTGGGCTGAACTATGTGAAGAACATTCTGTTTCTATCGGTTTGTGGAATGAAGTGGCAGCAGTTGCAGCTGGAAGGTTGGAGGATAAGAGTGCAATTGTCCGAAAATCTGCATTGCAATTACTCATCACTATGTTGCAGCACAATCCATTTGGCCCACAGCTGCGAGTAGTTTCATTTGAAGCAACTCTAGAGCAGTATAAGAAGAAATTAGACGAGCTTGAACCTAACAAGTCCTCAGAAAATGTGGATGGTGGCTCGCCATTTGATGACGATATCTTAAATGGTGATGGCGAGGTTGATAACGGCCATATAAAAGGTGGGGGAGGGAACCAGCAGGATAGTTTAACTGATAGTTACCCTCAAATGGAAGAAGAGGTTGTTCAGAAGGACAATTTGACTTTGGATGTTGGAAACACGGAGCAGATCAGGGCTTTGGTTGCATCTCTAGAGGCTGGTTTGAGGTTTTCAACATGTATATCAGAAGCAATGCCAATACTAGTTCAATTAATGGCTTCTTCTTCTGCCACTGACGTTGAGAATACAATTCTTTTGTTGATGAGGTGCAGACAATTCCAAATAGATGGCTCAGAGGCTTGCCTCCGTAAAATGTTGCCATTGGTATGCTTTAACTTTTTTTCAAGGCTTAAAGTtgtcaatttttgtttttctattttgtagactcaatttttactttttaatatttctttATTGTGTAGGCTTTTTCTCAAGATAAATCTATATATGAAGCTGTTGAGAATGCCTTCATAacaatatatattacaaaaaacCCAACTGAAACTGCCAAAAATCTTCTACATCTTGCCATTGATTCGAACATTGGAGATCTTGCCGCTCTGGAGTTTATGATTGATGCCTTGGTGTCGAAAGGTGATATATCTAGTAGCACGGTATGCCTCGCTTTATATCTATGTTTCATATCGTTTCTTAGCAAGTTAACAACTTCTGGAAAGTTTAGCCTGACAATTGTGTGTTATGAGAGTGAAAAATTTAAAGCGAGCAGTTCTCTAGTCATTTTGGGACGAAAAGGACTTTTCATAGGTCCTCATCGAGAGTCGTAGGCCAGTTAATTTCAGGACttaatgtttaaaaaaatagcaaaGAGGTAGTAAGGTTTTAGGAACTTATTCGACAAAAATTCATTCGTATTATATTCTATGACTTGAGTGGCATCTCAATGAGTCGAGTACGGGTTCAGATTCTAGAAGTAAAATTACTGGCGAACAAATTCATTTCTATGATATTCATTATATTGACTGTAGCGACGTAGAAAACGTATAACTTACTCActtatatatcggaacaattGAAACTTTAGACTGGCACGTGGGCCATGTTCTACCacatcaatttaaaaaatatggaTAAATGTATCTTCAATTACTTGGAGTTATTAGATGTTATTAATTAGATCGGCATTCCTATATTGAGGTACAAGTTATAAGTTTGGTTCTTGTATGATGGCATCTGAAAAGCTTGTGTGTTAATTGTTAACTGTTGCGATTTTAGTGAGCCATACTCGTTAATGGCGCACTAATCTCCACCATTATGCATGGTGTGCCGGTTTCTACAATGGAATGTATAAGAATTTTAAAAAgtgtattttgttttttgttttaccCCCTTTCTCCAGATATCAGCTTTATGGGATTTCTTTTGCTTTAATGTTGGTGGAACAACAGCAGAGCAAAGCCGGGGAGCATTATCTGTTCTTTGCATGGCATCAAAATCATCTGCTGGTATTCTTGGCTCTCATATACAGGACATTATCGACATTGGGTTTGGTCGATGGTCTAAGGTGGACCCTTTACTTGCCAGGACTGCGTGCATTGCCGTACAGAGATTGTctgaaaatgacaaaaaaatgtTGTTGGCTGGTAATGGTAGCCGGATGTTCGATAAGCTGGAAAGCTTGATTACTGGTTCTTGGCTTCCAGAGAAGATATGGTATGCTGCTGCTGATAAAGCCATAGCAGCTGTATATTCAATTCATCCGTCCCCTGAAATCTTTGCAGCAAATTTGGTTAAAAATTCTCTTACTTCTGTTTTTAATGGTAACAAGGATGATGAATTGCAAGCTGACATTGAGAGTGGAAATGGGGACATATTAACTACTGTCCAAATAGATAAACTTAGTAGATATTTATTTATCGCAAGTCATGTGGCCATGAACCAATTAGTATATATTGAATTGTGCACCCGAAAAATTCAGAAACAGAAAGCGAAGGAAAAAACGGTCGTTGATGGTCAGACTGGACACGGTAATGGTGGAACGGTAGCTAATGGCGAGAAGGTGAGTTCTCCTTCTGTATAAGAATCGGTTTATGGGACCCGGGTACAGTTGTctatctatttttttattacattttttttgCAGTATAAAGTTTGACGTTTAAATTCTTGCAGGAAGATGGCATCAATGCTGAGCTAGGCCTTGCTGCTTCTGAAGATGCAATTGTTGATTCTCTTTCGGAGAAGGcagaaaaagaaattgttttTGGTGATTCAAGAGGGAAGAACTTAATAGGACATTGTGCACCGTTTCTTTCCAAGCTTTGCAGAAATTTTAGCTTGATGCATAAGGTGAATGTTTGTGATCTGTTTTATATCTATGCAGCAATACTATGGATGAATAGTTTATATTGATTTTTTCGTTGCTAGCTTAGCTGGTGTTTTCACTCAGTCCAAGATCAACCATATTGTGGGAATCTTCATTTGTTTCTCTTTGGTTGTGGTGTTTTTATTTGTGAACTTTTACATTAAGTTTATTCTTTTGACAATTGCAAAACCACATAGCTTTTGGTTCATTATTTTGTATGGAAAGTTCTTTGTGGCATGTTAGTGGGCATAGTGGTTTTGTGCACTGTATACATATTTCAGACATTAAAACCAATGTTCTTTTTAGTTTCTATTATTTATCGGTATGatgaaaatttaattttgacTTGTTCATATTGTCTATTATTTCCATATGCAGTTCCCAGATCTACAAGCATCTGCAATGCTTGCTCTATGTCGTTTAATGATCATCGATGCAGATTTTTGGTGAGATTCCACTCTCTCTATATGTGTGATAATCGATGTAAAGCTTTCCTAACTGTCAAGTAAATGAACTTTCAGCCAAGCAAATCTTCAACTTCTTTTCACCGTCGTAGAAACTGCACCATCAGATATTGTTCGTTCCAATTGTACTATTGCTTTAGGAGATTTGGCTGTCCGTTTCCCTAATCTCCTGGAGCCGTGGACTGAGAATATGTATGCAAGGTTGAAGGATCATTCAAATTCTGTTAGGAAGAATGCTGTATTGGTGCTATCTCATCTCATTTTAAACGATATGATGAAGGTTCGATTGATGCAATACTGTCAGTTTGCCTTACTCAacttgttttattatatttgaaagaTACTAATTTGATATTTGTGCTTAGGTAAAAGGTTATATAAATGAAATGACTCTACGTTTAGAAGATGATGATGAGAGAATATCAAATCTGGCCAAATTGTTCTTTCACGAGTTGTCCAAGAAAGGTATTGCTTATAACATCAATGAATTTTTTATCCATCCTCATATTTTTTTCACTACATGAACTGGATTTTGCTCATACAAATTTCTTATTCTAATTCCCTTGTCTACAGGAGCAAATCCAATATACAATCTACTACCAGATATATTAGGAAAGCTTTGTAATCAAAATCTACCGAGAGAGTCCTTTTGTAACATTATGCAATTCTTGATTGGCTCCATCAAGAGGGTATGCAAATTTAATTGAGAGAATCTAACTAATATATTTCTAAAACTAACTACTTATTATGTTTTTTAGGATAAACAAATGGAGTCACTTGTCGAAAAGCTATGTAATAGGTTTAGTGGAGTTTCAGGtattcattttcaactcttCTCTCTGCATGCATGTTTTCCGATTTATAATTTAACTATAAAGTTTTGAATTTTGTACTTGCCTACATGCTCTCTTGGTATGACTTCTAATATGCTTTCATTATTAATCCCCAATACTTTATTATTGTTgacatattttttaatttgtttagtTGCACTCCAGTTCTTTTAGTTATAGTAATAGCGGGGCGAGTTTTTTCGTCAGTCACATACTATTCACTTATGATAAAGGAGAAATATTGTTGAAGATTTCACTTATAATTTTGTGATGCATTATTTATTTAAGATGTTCATTATTTATTTAAGATGTTCCATTGGTAAAGAGAGCAATAGTTGGAAAATAAATTTCATATAGAAAGTCAATAGACTAAAGATACTTTCACAAGTAGTCATTTCAAGCTCACTCTGAGAAGAAGTTAGGGATTGAAGAGAGATGACATGGAAATAGCAATTttgcaagaaaaagaaaaatcggTTGCAATGCATCAAATATCAAGTTTTCAAATTAACCACATCATGGTGTTCTGAAGACTATGCCTATTATCCATTTGCAGATGTTAGACAGTGGGAATATATTTCATATTGCCTTTCTCAGCTCGGCTTCACAGAAAAGGGAATGAAAAAGTTGATAGATTCATTCAAGACATACGAACATGTTGTTTCGGAGGACTCTGTAATGGAACATTTCAAAAGCATCATAAACAAGGTACAAGCTTATTTGGCTAGAACTCGCACGCTCCCCTAACCTTAGAATTGGAAAATTCTCATGTCTTCGTATTTTATTTCAGAGTAAGAAATTTGCTAAACCAGAACTCAAGTTGTGCGTAgaagaatttgaagaaaaacTAAACAAGGCTCATAAGGAAAGGAAGGAGCAGGAAGTTACTGCTAGAAATGCCGAGATTCATCAACAGAGAATTGATAATATTGAAACTACTTCTGTGGCAGTGAAAAATGAAGATCCTCCAGAGTCCGAAATCACTGAAGGTTGGTTTAAGCCACCAACTCATTTCTATTGTTCTTGTACTAATTTCTAAGTAGTCTAAAACCATCACTGGTAGGAACTTTGACATTTAAACATCATTCTTGCAGATGAAAACACTGAATCATCTGAAGATGGTGAGTCAATAAATGACAATTCAGAACCTAAGTTCGTTGAGTCGGAAGATGGAACTTCCGGTGAGCTGACAGAGTCGGAAACTTGTAAAACTGAAATTCAATCACCCCAAGTTGAGAATGAAGGTATTATGAGCTCAaaaaattgattattttattattattacttttttttaagataTCAAGAATCAAGAATATCCATCGGTACATTTCTGCCCATTTTGTAGGGACCTCCGATTTGCGAGTTAAGAGAAGAAGCTCACGTAGAAGAGGCATTTCTTCGTGAACTTATTGTTGTCTTTTGTAAGTTGATTTCTGCCTCTAGTGGTTATTTGCTTCCTGTTATACGACAATGTTCTGACCATACAACAAATTTaatgaatttattttcttttaaaacaccATATACCTTGACTTTCTCCAAacatttacaaattaaaaaaaaggttttGAATCTAAAACCCACGACAAGAGACACATTGAATCTCTTAAATTACATTGATTACAAGACTTAATTTAAGTAGGGTTCATCTTTATTGGTGCAGTTAAGTATAGTTAGTCTTGATTGTGGCTTAAGTGATAGATCATTTATGCCTTCAGTTACAAGGTTGTATCAGATATTAAAGATTATTATGTTGAGGATTATCATAAGTTGGTATTTTGAGTTTGAAGCTAATCTTATTTGTAATATAATAAGGTAATCTGTATGGTTGAATAATGTTTCAGGTTGTGCAGTTACAAGGAATTGAGGAGCAATTAATGAAATCAAATATTGTGGATTATGTGAAATATGAAGTGAGGTTGGTGTTGTacttttattacatatatattctCAAATGTTTGTGAAGCAAAAACATcctgttgaaaaaaaaaatcgacaTTGTCAACTTAGCTCTTCCCACCCATGTCGATGTTAGAAATATTAGAAGTTAATGAAAGTTCTATAACATTTTAGCATAATAAGGATATTGAATActtgtaataaatttatatgtGAAATAGTTATCAAATTCTGGTGGAATGTTTGTAGCTTAATGAACCTGAACCAAATTGCAAATTAGTGGtagatattttgtaaatacttttTAGCAGTTATGcaaaacaattttcttttaaaaagctATTAAAATcgattttcatttttaaataatgtgtttttttaaaagtaatgcATAACGAAAACTATTGacaattttcaaaaatggtttaaaaaacacattatttaaaaaaaaggttCATTAAAATCTTAATAGTTTTTCTACACAATAAATTTGAAAGGGCACTCTCTTTTAGTGTGATCTTAGTGTGATtgagatcatttaaatttgtaaGAAGTCGTTGTAACACGAGGATGAAATAGAAATCTTTATACTAAAGAATCGTGCTCTTGCAAACTGCAAAAGCAAATCAAAGCAAAAAAGAAATGTGTATATTAAAATAGTTGAAACTTGAGATCAAAGGGAGCACCAaactatttgattaaattcAAATCATAAGCTAAACAAAACAAACGAAAACATCATCTAAATATTGTTACACTTAATTTCGAccaaagattaaaaaaaaaaacgaaacaaGACAGCTACAAACAAATCCTACCAAAAGATTATTAATGGCGAGACCAAAACCAAACttgataaaaagaaaatcatgacTTTACATACATTTCTGAAGTCGACTCAGCTTTTACCACTACATATTTTGATGTCAGTATAATCAGAAGCTTgtgcttttcttcttccttttttttttttctttttataagaaaaCCCCAAACCTGATGCATTTCCAGTTTGAAACTTCCCAAACATTATTAGTCAAACCCCCCTTcctccaaaataaaataaagaccTGCATTAGTAATTAAAAATGAACACAAGTTAAGCATCAGCAGATATGTAAATAAAACTAAGAGGATAAAATCCTACTACTATTTTGTTCATTAAATTTCATGAGTTGTGAACTAAAacagaaaatttgaaaatggcTGATGGAATAAGCAAATGATCAAatagagttaaaaaaaaaaaagtacctTAATCTAATCAAACAGAGAATATGATTCATGAGTCGCTTCCAAAGTCCTCATAACTCAAGCCTTCTGATATCGTATCCAATGACCTTTTATTGTCTTCTAAGTATGTAAAAGAAGATGGATGGAGTCGGTAAATTTTGCTAGCAAACGAATTGTAAGATTTGATACGTACAAAAAATTCGCACCTTGATGTTCTCTATCACGAATATCCATGAAGTTGTCAGTTTCTGTGGCTAGAAAAGGAGATCTGGCATAGCTTTCCAGTATATCTGATGATGATGATAGAGCCAAGATATTGGTATCAAGCAGTGTTTAAAAATATGTAATTGCAAACAGTTGAAGTTCTAAGCTGAATACATCATCAAACAAGTTATAGCCTCTCTAATGTTTATAAGATGAACACAAAATTTCCATCTTCCACATAAAACAACAAGAAAACACCACAGACCTGAGCTCTGCGAAAAGTCTGCTGTTAGATCTGATAGGCTGAAATTTCGAGGAATCTGACCAAGAAATCCAAAAGAGGAAGTGTCCGGTTCCAGGAGTGGTTCATTCATGGGTTGAGCACTGGACTCCATGCCAGAGAAAGGTGCCACCGATACATCACCCATTGTTTGGCGTGGTTCCACTACATTACTATCAACACCACCGAACATATAAGAGGAATTGCCTGAATATCCAGCTTCAGATTTTATTGTCCTACCATTCAACCCTATGTTTGAGCTTTGGGTTGGTAGTATAGACGGTGGTGCTTCAATCCTACTTGGATGCGCAGACATGTCAACTGTTGGATGCATTCTTGAATGCAATGACACAGCACCGTTGAGATATGCATTGTTAGGCATGCTGTTACCAAAAGGATGCTGCACGTTATTCTGCTTTAGTGAAGATACTGAATATGTTGGATTCTGGTGCACTGTTCAAAGATTGAATGTCAAAAACTATTGGTCAAGTAAAGCAAGGTTATGCCTAATATAATAAAACTTAGAATAAATTATATACACAAGACATTTCCAGATGAAAACCATAAGAAGTtttacaaaagaagaaaaaaggaaaaaggcaAACT encodes:
- the LOC103486899 gene encoding condensin-1 complex subunit CAP-D2 isoform X2, with translation MASLFVFPQTFRSLEQDYDDNRLSVQNPTEVASLSPSQLEEFVKEQDIFDRVYSLIRDYKHLSPSCKLNIVESLRSNFSVLLPNIDSLARASPSNDGDAPVLDQIASHRNAFKIYTFFLLHIVNSEEASASSSNNSKVTASTRKKMPKSSWNWEMQRGRILNLIANSLEINISLLFGSSDPDENYLSFVAKNVFSVFENSVLLKDLDTKDALCRIIGACSTKYHFTTQSCASIMHLIHKYDYVVTHMADAVAGAEKKYSDGILAISLIRDVGRTNPKEYVKDTAGAENIGRFLVELAERLPKLFSTNVGLLIPHFGGESYKIRNALVGVLGKLIVKAFCDIEGEQSCKSVRLRSKQAMLEILLERCRDVSAYTRSRVLQVWAELCEEHSVSIGLWNEVAAVAAGRLEDKSAIVRKSALQLLITMLQHNPFGPQLRVVSFEATLEQYKKKLDELEPNKSSENVDGGSPFDDDILNGDGEVDNGHIKGGGGNQQDSLTDSYPQMEEEVVQKDNLTLDVGNTEQIRALVASLEAGLRFSTCISEAMPILVQLMASSSATDVENTILLLMRCRQFQIDGSEACLRKMLPLAFSQDKSIYEAVENAFITIYITKNPTETAKNLLHLAIDSNIGDLAALEFMIDALVSKGDISSSTISALWDFFCFNVGGTTAEQSRGALSVLCMASKSSAGILGSHIQDIIDIGFGRWSKVDPLLARTACIAVQRLSENDKKMLLAGNGSRMFDKLESLITGSWLPEKIWYAAADKAIAAVYSIHPSPEIFAANLVKNSLTSVFNGNKDDELQADIESGNGDILTTVQIDKLSRYLFIASHVAMNQLVYIELCTRKIQKQKAKEKTVVDGQTGHGNGGTVANGEKEDGINAELGLAASEDAIVDSLSEKAEKEIVFGDSRGKNLIGHCAPFLSKLCRNFSLMHKFPDLQASAMLALCRLMIIDADFCQANLQLLFTVVETAPSDIVRSNCTIALGDLAVRFPNLLEPWTENMYARLKDHSNSVRKNAVLVLSHLILNDMMKVKGYINEMTLRLEDDDERISNLAKLFFHELSKKGANPIYNLLPDILGKLCNQNLPRESFCNIMQFLIGSIKRDKQMESLVEKLCNRFSGVSDVRQWEYISYCLSQLGFTEKGMKKLIDSFKTYEHVVSEDSVMEHFKSIINKSKKFAKPELKLCVEEFEEKLNKAHKERKEQEVTARNAEIHQQRIDNIETTSVAVKNEDPPESEITEDENTESSEDGESINDNSEPKFVESEDGTSGELTESETCKTEIQSPQVENEGTSDLRVKRRSSRRRGISS
- the LOC103486898 gene encoding uncharacterized protein LOC103486898 isoform X1; this translates as MSSGSMRRVSRQDIQLVQNLIERCLQLYMNQKEVVETLLNQAKIEPGFTELVWQKLEEENREFFREYYLRLMVKRQIVEFNRLLEQQVRMMQIQETGATPLPTSNGSLVQQMHQNPTYSVSSLKQNNVQHPFGNSMPNNAYLNGAVSLHSRMHPTVDMSAHPSRIEAPPSILPTQSSNIGLNGRTIKSEAGYSGNSSYMFGGVDSNVVEPRQTMGDVSVAPFSGMESSAQPMNEPLLEPDTSSFGFLGQIPRNFSLSDLTADFSQSSDILESYARSPFLATETDNFMDIRDREHQEDNKRSLDTISEGLSYEDFGSDS
- the LOC103486899 gene encoding condensin-1 complex subunit CAP-D2 isoform X1, translated to MASLFVFPQTFRSLEQDYDDNRLSVQNPTEVASLSPSQLEEFVKGISFDLSDKDLFCVEEQDIFDRVYSLIRDYKHLSPSCKLNIVESLRSNFSVLLPNIDSLARASPSNDGDAPVLDQIASHRNAFKIYTFFLLHIVNSEEASASSSNNSKVTASTRKKMPKSSWNWEMQRGRILNLIANSLEINISLLFGSSDPDENYLSFVAKNVFSVFENSVLLKDLDTKDALCRIIGACSTKYHFTTQSCASIMHLIHKYDYVVTHMADAVAGAEKKYSDGILAISLIRDVGRTNPKEYVKDTAGAENIGRFLVELAERLPKLFSTNVGLLIPHFGGESYKIRNALVGVLGKLIVKAFCDIEGEQSCKSVRLRSKQAMLEILLERCRDVSAYTRSRVLQVWAELCEEHSVSIGLWNEVAAVAAGRLEDKSAIVRKSALQLLITMLQHNPFGPQLRVVSFEATLEQYKKKLDELEPNKSSENVDGGSPFDDDILNGDGEVDNGHIKGGGGNQQDSLTDSYPQMEEEVVQKDNLTLDVGNTEQIRALVASLEAGLRFSTCISEAMPILVQLMASSSATDVENTILLLMRCRQFQIDGSEACLRKMLPLAFSQDKSIYEAVENAFITIYITKNPTETAKNLLHLAIDSNIGDLAALEFMIDALVSKGDISSSTISALWDFFCFNVGGTTAEQSRGALSVLCMASKSSAGILGSHIQDIIDIGFGRWSKVDPLLARTACIAVQRLSENDKKMLLAGNGSRMFDKLESLITGSWLPEKIWYAAADKAIAAVYSIHPSPEIFAANLVKNSLTSVFNGNKDDELQADIESGNGDILTTVQIDKLSRYLFIASHVAMNQLVYIELCTRKIQKQKAKEKTVVDGQTGHGNGGTVANGEKEDGINAELGLAASEDAIVDSLSEKAEKEIVFGDSRGKNLIGHCAPFLSKLCRNFSLMHKFPDLQASAMLALCRLMIIDADFCQANLQLLFTVVETAPSDIVRSNCTIALGDLAVRFPNLLEPWTENMYARLKDHSNSVRKNAVLVLSHLILNDMMKVKGYINEMTLRLEDDDERISNLAKLFFHELSKKGANPIYNLLPDILGKLCNQNLPRESFCNIMQFLIGSIKRDKQMESLVEKLCNRFSGVSDVRQWEYISYCLSQLGFTEKGMKKLIDSFKTYEHVVSEDSVMEHFKSIINKSKKFAKPELKLCVEEFEEKLNKAHKERKEQEVTARNAEIHQQRIDNIETTSVAVKNEDPPESEITEDENTESSEDGESINDNSEPKFVESEDGTSGELTESETCKTEIQSPQVENEGTSDLRVKRRSSRRRGISS
- the LOC103486898 gene encoding uncharacterized protein LOC103486898 isoform X2, which translates into the protein MSSGSMRRVSRQDIQLVQNLIERCLQLYMNQKEVVETLLNQAKIEPGFTELVWQKLEEENREFFREYYLRLMVKRQIVEFNRLLEQQVRMMQIQETGATPLPTSNGSLVQQMHQNPTYSVSSLKQNNVQHPFGNSMPNNAYLNGAVSLHSRMHPTVDMSAHPSRIEAPPSILPTQSSNIGLNGRTIKSEAGYSGNSSYMFGGVDSNVVEPRQTMGDVSVAPFSGMESSAQPMNEPLLEPDTSSFGFLGQIPRNFSLSDLTADFSQSSDILESYARSPFLATETDNFMDIRDREHQDNKRSLDTISEGLSYEDFGSDS